Proteins encoded by one window of Chrysemys picta bellii isolate R12L10 chromosome 10, ASM1138683v2, whole genome shotgun sequence:
- the FOXL3 gene encoding forkhead box L3 isoform X2 — translation MFDNTQYPYNCFNYDGDDYPTCSSDEEKKFTRPAYRSNQRAWQNSIRHNLSLNSCFVKVPRTEGNEKGKGNYWSFASGCESMLDLFENGNYRRRRRRRNMKREHKELRPSGGKDPSSPESSSMDSGLYSISCHESKCEPTESGPRLLEPHGFFPNNTSNRQSLNNSSLGKSDSEIKFSIDYILSAPDPLPVLRSQYHMQDNKYQLLESQKINLQFWTM, via the exons ATGTTTGATAATACACAGTACCCCTATAACTGTTTTAATTATGATGGGGATGACTATCCAACCTGTAGTTCTGACGAAGAGAAAAAATTCACCAGACCAGCATACAG ATCAAATCAAAGAGCCTGGCAGAACTCCATCCGACATAACTTATCACTTAACAGTTGTTTTGTAAAG GTTCCCAGAACAGAAGGGAATGAGAAGGGGAAAGGAAACTATTGGAGCTTTGCATCTGGATGTGAATCCATGCTGGAtctttttgaaaatgggaattaCAGGCGAAGACGGAGAAGAAGGAACATGAAAAGGGAACACAAAGAGCTGAGACCAAGTGGAGGGAAAGATCCTTCCTCCCCTGAATCGTCTTCCATGGATTCTGGTTTATACAGCATCTCCTGTCATGAAAGTAAATGCGAGCCAACCGAATCTGGACCCAGACTCTTGGAGCCTCATGGGTTCTTTCCAAACAACACCTCCAACAGACAGAGCCTAAACAACTCCTCCCTAGGAAAATCTGACTCTGAAATTAAATTTAGCATCGATTACATTCTTTCAGCCCCAGACCCTTTGCCTGTTCTGAGATCTCAGTATCATATGCAAGATAATAAATACCAATTACTGGAGTCCCAAAAAATTAATCTCCAGTTCTGGACAATGTGA
- the FOXL3 gene encoding forkhead box L3 isoform X1, protein MFDNTQYPYNCFNYDGDDYPTCSSDEEKKFTRPAYSYIALIAMAIQQSPSNKVTLSGIYDFIMKKFPYYRSNQRAWQNSIRHNLSLNSCFVKVPRTEGNEKGKGNYWSFASGCESMLDLFENGNYRRRRRRRNMKREHKELRPSGGKDPSSPESSSMDSGLYSISCHESKCEPTESGPRLLEPHGFFPNNTSNRQSLNNSSLGKSDSEIKFSIDYILSAPDPLPVLRSQYHMQDNKYQLLESQKINLQFWTM, encoded by the exons ATGTTTGATAATACACAGTACCCCTATAACTGTTTTAATTATGATGGGGATGACTATCCAACCTGTAGTTCTGACGAAGAGAAAAAATTCACCAGACCAGCATACAG CTACATTGCCTTAATTGCAATGGCCATCCAGCAAAGTCCTTCAAACAAAGTGACCTTGTCTGGCATCTATGATTTTATAATGAAGAAATTTCCTTACTATAGATCAAATCAAAGAGCCTGGCAGAACTCCATCCGACATAACTTATCACTTAACAGTTGTTTTGTAAAG GTTCCCAGAACAGAAGGGAATGAGAAGGGGAAAGGAAACTATTGGAGCTTTGCATCTGGATGTGAATCCATGCTGGAtctttttgaaaatgggaattaCAGGCGAAGACGGAGAAGAAGGAACATGAAAAGGGAACACAAAGAGCTGAGACCAAGTGGAGGGAAAGATCCTTCCTCCCCTGAATCGTCTTCCATGGATTCTGGTTTATACAGCATCTCCTGTCATGAAAGTAAATGCGAGCCAACCGAATCTGGACCCAGACTCTTGGAGCCTCATGGGTTCTTTCCAAACAACACCTCCAACAGACAGAGCCTAAACAACTCCTCCCTAGGAAAATCTGACTCTGAAATTAAATTTAGCATCGATTACATTCTTTCAGCCCCAGACCCTTTGCCTGTTCTGAGATCTCAGTATCATATGCAAGATAATAAATACCAATTACTGGAGTCCCAAAAAATTAATCTCCAGTTCTGGACAATGTGA